The Rhopalosiphum maidis isolate BTI-1 chromosome 2, ASM367621v3, whole genome shotgun sequence genome segment AAAAAAGTACTCTATTTTTGCAATCTCaggtaattcaaaatttttaattatgattaaaaatactatttattttttgtataatatgtagttttattatagttaaatgttaagactttaataatacattataattatatttttttatagaaatttactaatttagttataatatgatacaaatatattaccagattttaaattcaatttaatcttAAGGTACCTGAACATACACAATTAAGTTGGGTGCTTGGATGCTTGACTACTATGCCTAGATTGGGTCAGTTGCCTCAATTTAAAGAAAAGTCTTCAACTTTGAAAGATGTTCCTCTCGGTTTGTACTTATATCCAGTTTTACAAGCTGCTgacatacttttatataagtaatcaaCAATACTTTTTATCTAATGTTTTCGTTATTGtccttttttatttgttatagagCAACTAAAGTACCGGTTGGCGAAGATCAAATTCAACACTTGCAGTTGGCTCATAATTTAGCTCGTACATTTAATAAACGCTTTGGTGAAACATTTCCTGTACCTGAAGTCCTTATTcaaagtaaatacaaaataaacataatttatatatacagtataatatactttaatgtacaggtttacaattttatcttTAGAAGATTGTTCTTCGAGGATCAGAAATCTTCGTGAccctatgaaaaaaatgtctaagtCTCATCCAGATCCTCGTGGAAGAATAGAAATTACGGATGAACCAGATGTCATTGTAGAAAAAGTGAAAAAAGCTGTTACAGATTGTAAATCTGAAATAACATACGACCCTGAAAATAGACCTGGTGTTTCAACGCTTCTAACTATGCATTCACTTATTTGTGGATTATTACCAGAAGATATTTGTGAAGAAAATTCGCTCTTGGACACTGGGCggtaat includes the following:
- the LOC113551305 gene encoding tryptophan--tRNA ligase, mitochondrial, translated to MILKKISVCCHTLVRFCHSNVKWKETVFSGIQPTGTLHLGNYFGAVSKWAQLQNENKEVIFSIVDMHSITLPYNTKELEKNVFLMTASLIACGINPEKSTLFLQSQVPEHTQLSWVLGCLTTMPRLGQLPQFKEKSSTLKDVPLGLYLYPVLQAADILLYKATKVPVGEDQIQHLQLAHNLARTFNKRFGETFPVPEVLIQKDCSSRIRNLRDPMKKMSKSHPDPRGRIEITDEPDVIVEKVKKAVTDCKSEITYDPENRPGVSTLLTMHSLICGLLPEDICEENSLLDTGRYKSIVAEALVEKFAPIRQEILKLIDAPEYLSKVLQEGQQKANLIALDTWQEVASKIGTIPSTIR